Sequence from the Periplaneta americana isolate PAMFEO1 chromosome 5, P.americana_PAMFEO1_priV1, whole genome shotgun sequence genome:
cagtgcagaattttacagggaatgtgataaactgctcgtttggagtcaaactggaatttatctgcctCAAACTCAAAAGTAAAATCACCGTATTTAGTGTAACTGTActagtttttcttcttttctgacaaatcagatttCTAGATGAAGTGGAGTTGATTCTAGGCGaatcaaatatttatttgaatatacttacaatttcttgaaccctattttacccgaaagtacattagggttatagtttgtatgattataataagaattcatttgacgtgggtaacccagtgtTGCTACTAAAAAttaacacacacgcacgcacgcacgcacgcacactacaattgaattaattacaagttcttaaatatagtacatataaaattaaaaaactgtTTATAGCAGCATGTTTTCCTAAACACATTggataatgaataatttcaaaggaaaatttgATCCGGGGCCGATtgtcgatcccgggactcttcgcttagcgcacaaaggctctaccgactgagctacccaaagAACTATACACAACACTGTCACAATTCttcatttcatagcatatttcatcttatgacgagttgccaaactaacttactattatgacaagtgttgtttggcatgtttccacgtattcacatattttttctgttctagtgatatttaacttattttatatttttgttttcatattttccgataatggtatatctataatgtgataagttgagctatatataatcataattttccttactgtgtgtacttaaaaatattgtattcattgtatgctttgtactgcactattttattactactattaatattattattactattaggcctgttattattttattattattattattattactattcttatttattattattattattattattattattattattattattattattattattattgtcaataattgtcttatttttttatactttgtatgcctcatttatttttgacctgctcttcacattttattatgcttttttatttccttctctgtattatatattatgtctgatttcttcttacttgttgtttacattttattattattatcttattcagttttgtatgtaaaattgtagtgtactttgtaaatttgtagtgtttttgtaacgcagttttactcctggttgagtgttagagaaggccgtatggccttaactctgccaggttaaataaatcattattattactattattattaattttattattattattattattattattattattattattattattattttgggaaagccattattTAATTCTCAATGCGCTAAGTCAATTTaggagagcagtgtgttatgattataaatgattcaaataaatttagttttgttctttacatgtgcagaaatgttatcctaacaaatgtaacactgaaaaattcctttgctgaACGATAAGTTACAAAGTCTGTAATATTTTACGATATCTTTCACTGTTCACTGTAATGACTGTCTCATTTTCATCCTGAAAAAGTAAGAACCAATTATAGTTCTAGCAGAAACAGCACACCATACTGTGTATTAGCCATTCATGCAATGCCTAAACAACgtttaatatacagtaattgTTGCTGCTCTAATTTCATTTTACAGTTTTGCCAAACTCgtgatattaatttgttttttccgTTATGTTTGTTTTACGTACGGCTGAATTTCCGACTACtttattttaaacatgtaatTTCAGTCATTCAAGGCCTACTATAATTAATGACGTCATTGTATAAACAGAATTTGTAGCCAAATTTCTCCAATATCAAActcataaaaataaaagtgagaAAAATAGAATAAAAGGAACGATTAAAGGGaggagtgaaaaaaaaattgaagggagaaaggaaaataagtaATCTGGaaataaaaggaaggaagaaaagagtgaaagtaacaaataaaaacacaagAACGACGGAATAAATGACGGTGGCAGTCAAAATAAATACTCTCAGAAAACGAGGCCAAAATATTCTTTTCCCATGAgcaacatatacagggacatcattttatttttacttcaatttttattgtacctgagtttttgaatgtacttcactcccatcccttctactaatgacgttccaactgtcctgcacacagaaccaagaccgcagtgagttagtgagtatagtatgtttcagaaatatgttcgcgttttccagtgacgaaagagctttcaatattgaatcatattttcgcacaggtactgtcgtccatttgcctacgtcgcatcccgatttcccccacttgcttctccTCGtccctctgtaagggctagtggctgggctgtctgaaaacaataatttctgttaagaattggacgtctacttattattataaaattgtttaaaataacttaaataaaagggccttgtcgagtaattaactgtcacgtgatttccccctttctacgatcctgcaacataaccacttggacggacagtagatagcatgtctaaataattttatctgtgcgggtcgggcagaagtgaagattgaatttacagtacgtaaggtaatcttttatagagtaggtacagaattatttcaacatgagttactagtacggaggacgaaactggtaataattgaaattagatacaatagtctatcgtGCGATAATATGCGCAAAAGAACTGACGCCTGTATcgaaccattttcaaaaatgtgtttaaatatccatattatgattatttttcaatttaacttcattctctatattgtacgctaatgtgctgtaggcagtataatatacactgcataatgaatacattcgcatggatagctcagttcgtgagtaaaaacacttattgttaatacagtaatgtattttgattaaacaaaaacctaatgaaaattatcaaactcaaacttccgatatttcctagtttacgtaactggatgagctacttttcttccctcctatacctagtaaagtgatttgtttgtattttacgccagtatcatcgaactccagtcgtggaaggggtagcaaatggtatttccggttctcgatccgttaattggaaggtatagcctggttaatattaaaaatgttagtaaaaataaaatgatgtccctgtatttaatcACAAGGAACTGTCGGGGCTCGCATATGATCCCTGTTGTGAAAAGCTGGTAACTCTCGACATGTGAATACGTACCCATTGAGCTTGCTATGAATCCTGCCCTTCTTGAATTCCCACTGCTGATTTTCACCGCCGGTGTATTCGAACAGGATGACCTGTGCTCCCGGGTTTTCGTCGTTGTCCTTGACGTCCAAGTATTTACCAGAATTTACGTTCTGAATGAAGAAAGCCATGGTTGattattgagttctgtaaaatCAACACAGAGACTGTCTTCAGCATTCTctagtttaatataataataataataataataataataataataataataatttatttatttattatttatttattattaatatttgtgtgctgaccaacagccagaggccaattatagttcagcacaatacacaaacagaagatacaaaggtgcaaaacaaaaataaataatatcttaaataacaaaaacatacataaataaaattgagtacaaacagtaaaaactaataatcaaaacgaaactaaaccttaaaaggatctaaattgtgcccatgcaaattggcatattttatgcatctacagactggagaaagtgattttgaattccggttataaaaatttttttgaaatcttaaaccttttgtaggaatacgaaggctgatattgtttatgatagactcacaatcaatatcacccttgataactttgcaaaaaaattgataatcaagatttagacgtctagcataaaggctacaacagttaaaatatttacaggtaatctcatagttaaagtcagaggaattgggtatatatcgaaaagcacataaggaaataaattttctttgaatattttccaatttaaccgaatcggttgaagtaaaggaattccaggctacagatgcattttcaagtttagagcgaaccaaagtaaagtatagaattaatagtgactcaggagtaataataataataataataataataataataataataataataataataataataataataataataataataatttattttagctggcagagttaaggccgtaaggccttctcttccactcaaccagcaaaaagtgtatatacatatgcatgaacttacaaagaattcaacaatttgatttagatgagagttacatgtatacaagagttatttatacgaattaaacaacaaagtactatgaactattaattaaacactgaaataaactgtgtagcagaattaaactaaaatacatagaatgttaatatattttaaataatattagataatagaaagagattattatgaacaattttgaaaatacagcacaagacgaaatattaagtcaacattagtagaagctaaatgtctcacatctgctggtctaaagcatagcataaattttggccctcggttgtacaatgctttaactaaattacacccagaacttctaacatgtaacccactaacatataggcctaacaagaaaattagaaacgtgttaatatcttcaatttgattaaataaatttatagcctatgtgtatgaattaatcaacctatgttatatttgtattatatatatatatatatatatatatatatatatatatatatatatattagtcctacttttcacgtgcgatattattcttctctagtgttaatattatattatataattccattgccgctgtaattatattttagttcctattttattttacttatttatttgtattattattattattattattattattattattttttttttattttaatattatatctgaactgcgaccgagcacgagcgctgctcattcggtctcaaattttgttattactactgtatcttctttttatattgcttgtattattttatttctatttcttgttagttttgtaattatatttctttattatgtatatttaaatttaaataaataaataaataaatacataaatcaggatgatatctaaagaaaaaagtaacaatgtagtcagtgatagtttaaatcagtatgattggagtgaaatgataataaggttatcttttaagctgttcttaaagatgtttgttgtcttgcagcccctaatagtttgtgacaaggaattccattgacgcgaggtggatattgtaaaagatgatgaataacaagatgttctatgaagaggtatacttagtgtgccacagataagtgatctggtatttacgtcgtggttagagtatagataagagaaacgagaagaaaggtaggtatgtaataaacgatcttcgcacaaaataatgtacgatacacgagcgatatgtttgttttcatgttctcggaaattaaaaaagctcaactacgtttcgctttttcaatcttttcctcgaccatgaaaacgttaacataccgctcttgtaacgtatattactatattagTTAAGAGTtacctaatgaatgaatgaatatttgaaATTGATTGAGATTTCTTCATCATTCCATAGAATTCCCCAATCGTCGGCTGGCGACGTACGGAGGGGACTGGG
This genomic interval carries:
- the LOC138699482 gene encoding clotting factor G alpha subunit-like, producing the protein MAFFIQNVNSGKYLDVKDNDENPGAQVILFEYTGGENQQWEFKKGRIHSKLNGLVMDLKDDAETGPVVMWPDNGGDNQK